DNA from Fusarium musae strain F31 chromosome 7, whole genome shotgun sequence:
CTTCCGGCCGGACTGGTTATGACTGGGATCGAATTCCTGGATACGTTTTTGGTCAGCAAAATTAAAGACGTTCAGATGGGAGGAGCTAGTATCCGCTGGGAGGTACTTACACGCGGAATTCCTCGTCCGTCAGATAGAAGCGAATGAATCTCCCCTAGGAAGTAAAACGTAGTTAGTTCAGGGTCCATGCGGTGCTAATATTGTGCGAAGTAATTGATTGAACTCATGATTTGAATACTCACATGTTTCTCAGGCCCCGCCAAAGCCGCGTCTAATAAGTACCTCCCTCCAAGCTCGGGCGACTTTCCAACAATGCTCATGAGTATAGGTATCGCCATTCTAGCAACGAGAGATCGCTTCTTTAGGGTTCGCTGCAGGTCTGTATTGCAGATTCCCGGACAAACACTCTTGAGGATGACCTGAGGTCTGGGGTGCAGGTATTTTCAGTGTCCTGCCTCCAGTAGAGGGAACGGGGTAGGGTACTTACTCTCCCTTTTCATCAACAGCTAGTTTGCAGATTTCTTCAAAAGCGtacatcaacagcagcttaCTGGTAGCATACATAGCGTCCGGGCCACCACCGGAAGGCCAGTTTGACGGGTCTTTGAAGTGCAACAGGATACCCCCGTCACGTTTCTCCCACTCAGGCCACTGGGAAATATCTGGAGTTAGATGCCGACCTGAGCTTACTATGACGAGGCTTGCTGGTGACTGTCGGTTTTGTCGTATTGCTTTCATCCACTTTATGAGAAGAATGGCGATCAGTGAGGTGCAAAGTGTGTTTGTTTGGATTGTTTCTTCCCTAAGCAAAGAGTGGGCATTAGCAAATGCCAGCGCGGTAGACACGCAATAATCACGTACCAGCCCTCGGGACTCATAACAAACTCCGGATTAAACGTGCCGGCATTGAGTATCGCAATATCAATGCCGTTCGTTCGGCGCACGAGCTCATCAACGAAGGAAATGCACGACGAATATCGGGTGAGATccaactccatcatctcgatCACTACCTGTTCACTCCCGGCAGCCCGTGCGGCAGCCTCGATCTGCTGCCTGGCTGTTTCGGCTCGAGGTTTATTGCGGTAGGTGATGATTACTTTGGCAGCTCCGAGGCTCGCAAAGTGTTTCGCGGTAGCGAGACCGAGGCCGCTCGTTCCACCAGTGACGAGGACAGTTTGACCGTCGAAGGTGCCGCGCGGAGGCAGTGGCTCGGGGTTCCACTTCGCCTTGATTTCTCGGAGGAGGTCTGCCATGCTAGCGAGTAAAGACTAGGTCTGGGATAATGCGAGAAAGTGTCGCTTTGCTGTCGGCTTGTACAGGGTGCTAGGAGTGCTGTTCCTTTGGTTGatcggcgaagaagaagaagaagtagaaTAGTATGTGTCGAAAAAGCTCAGGCTGAGGTGTGTGCTATGCCATGACTTTAAAGATACAACG
Protein-coding regions in this window:
- a CDS encoding putative secondary metabolism biosynthetic enzyme (antiSMASH:Cluster_7.1~EggNog:ENOG41~SMCOG1001:short-chain dehydrogenase/reductase SDR), which gives rise to MADLLREIKAKWNPEPLPPRGTFDGQTVLVTGGTSGLGLATAKHFASLGAAKVIITYRNKPRAETARQQIEAAARAAGSEQVVIEMMELDLTRYSSCISFVDELVRRTNGIDIAILNAGTFNPEFVMSPEGWEETIQTNTLCTSLIAILLIKWMKAIRQNRQSPASLVIVSSGRHLTPDISQWPEWEKRDGGILLHFKDPSNWPSGGGPDAMYATSKLLLMYAFEEICKLAVDEKGEPQVILKSVCPGICNTDLQRTLKKRSLVARMAIPILMSIVGKSPELGGRYLLDAALAGPEKHHRMDPELTTFYFLGEIHSLLSDGRGIPREFDPSHNQSGRKEGSSHDLEGG